Proteins from one Diprion similis isolate iyDipSimi1 chromosome 3, iyDipSimi1.1, whole genome shotgun sequence genomic window:
- the LOC124404303 gene encoding myogenesis-regulating glycosidase-like, with protein sequence MWASSMWWPVLFLCAGFGAVFADVVTLPVSVKFGDGLLSFSKNTDGVFYAINEQDGLTVENSISIGQSNVARNNQEYSLTECSTDEEEACVEFVINDVNVIFKKDASNRASSVSHVVVNSTMDGVRIGACIELGDGVDWFGGPEAKYQLWPVQDAQWNYTGYYPKEDDAVAIAEPYWLSSQGTYLYVNPATSMFIDQNHLNDGSLCIYAENVTPYRERNYTSLEYWIGSYEDPRTAHEAAVEEFFAKPTSIPDERMITQPVWSTWARYKIYVNDTIVRQYAQEILDNGFNHSQLEIDDFWETCYGSLTFNTSDSKFPNIKNLTDDLHDLGFRVTLWVHPFINVECTEYYSIAQSAGYFAKDVNGTILTTWWQGENASVIDFTNEAAVEWFTSRLTALQTSAGIDSFKFDAGEASWAPEPAVLTGNVEESPSIYTYQFARALAAFGNGIEVRTGWQTQDLAIFVRMLDKDTSWTFENGLPTLITTLLVMNLAGYGFVLPDMVGGNGYIDGVLVSTEYPSKELFIRWLQANTFMPSIQYSFVPWDYDNETVEICRTYTELHEAYAPTIIEAMNALVANGTPVNPPVWWLDPTNSEAYNISDEYLLGEVILVAPVVVEGAVTRDIFLPSGTWRDATYGTYDIYEGPTWIYDYPAPLEVLPYFVESSYWETLSAGSGAFIPSSSLTVIYASAILALLTQHFN encoded by the exons ATGTGGGCAAGCAGCATGTGGTGGCCAGTGTTGTTCCTATGCGCTGGTTTCGGCGCAGTTTTCGCCGACGTAGTTACTTTGCCGGTTTCTGTGAAATTTGGTGACGGCCTACTaagcttttcaaaaaatactgACGGAGTTTTTTACGCCATTAACGAGCAAG ATGGACTAACCGTGGAGAACAGCATTTCCATTGGACAATCTAACGTAGCCAGGAATAATCAAGAATACTCATTGACGGAGTGTTCAACTGATGAAGAAGAAGCCTGCGTTGAATTTGTCATAAATGACGTGAATGTCATCTTCAAAAAGGACGCCAGCAATCGGGCTTCGTCTGTCTCACATGTCGTAGTAAACTCGACTATGGATGGTGTGAGAATTGGTGCTTGCATCGAACTAGGCGATGGCGTTGACTGGTTCGGCGGTCCAGAGGCGAAGTACCAGCTGTGGCCAGTTCAAGATGCCCAATGGAATTACACAGGTTACTATCCGAAGGAGGACGACGCCGTTGCTATAGCAGAACCGTACTGGCTCAGTAGCCAGGGGACGTATTTGTACGTTAATCCTGCCACATCCATGTTCATTG ATCAAAACCATCTCAACGACGGATCACTCTGCATTTACGCGGAGAACGTGACGCCGTACAGAGAAAGGAATTACACCAGCCTCGAGTATTGGATTGGTAGCTACGAAGATCCTAGAACAGCCCACGAAGCCGCAGTGGAGGAATTCTTCGCTAAGCCAACCAGTATCCCGGACGAACGGATGATCACTCAGCCAGTCTGGTCCACGTGGGCGCGGTACAAAATCTACGTGAATGACACAATCGTGCGACAGTACGCTCAGGAGATCCTCGACAACGGGTTCAACCACAGCCAACTGGAGATAGACGACTTTTGGGAAACCTGTTACGGCAGCCTGACCTTCAACACGAGCGACAGTAAGTTTCCGAACATCAAGAACTTGACCGATGATCTCCACGACCTTGGATTCAGGGTCACTCTCTGGGTTCACCCCTTCATCAACGTCGAGTGCACGGAGTACTACTCGATCGCCCAGAGCGCCGGGTACTTCGCTAAGGATGTTAACGGAACTATACTGACCACGTGGTGGCAAGGAGAAAACGCATCTGTCATCGACTTCACCAACGAAGCGGCGGTTGAATG GTTTACTTCGAGGCTAACAGCTCTGCAGACCAGCGCcggaattgattcgttcaAATTCGACGCCGGCGAAGCATCCTGGGCACCGGAACCAGCCGTCCTGACTGGTAACGTGGAAGAATCACCGAGCATCTACACCTACCAGTTCGCCAGGGCTTTGGCAGCATTCGGAAACGGCATCGAAGTCCGTACAGGTTGGCAGACTCAGGATCTTGCCATATTCGTGAGGATGTTGGACAAGGACACCTCCTGGACTTTCGAAAACGGGCTGCCAACTTTGATCACCACTCTGCTGGTCATGAACCTTGCTGGCTATGGATTTGTGCTTCCGGACATGGTGGGCGGAAACGGCTACATTGACGGCGTACTCGTCTCGACCGAGTACCCGAGCAAGGAGCTCTTCATCAGGTGGCTTCAGGCCAACACATTCATGCCCTCGATCCAGTACTCCTTCGTGCCGTGGGACTACGACAACGAG ACTGTCGAGATCTGTCGCACGTACACCGAACTCCACGAGGCGTACGCCCCGACGATAATCGAGGCGATGAACGCACTCGTAGCCAATGGGACCCCCGTCAATCCTCCGGTTTGGTGGCTAGACCCAACGAACAGTGAAGCCTATAATATTTCAGATG AATACCTTCTCGGCGAAGTAATCCTAGTGGCTCCAGTCGTCGTTGAGGGTGCCGTAACGCGAGACATCTTCTTGCCCAGCGGAACATGGCGCGATGCCACCTACGGCACGTATGACATCTACGAGGGTCCGACCTGGATCTACGACTACCCGGCTCCACTAGAGGTCTTGCCCTACTTCGTCGAATCAAGTTACTGGGAAACGCTGAGTGCAGGGAGCGGAGCTTTTATTCCATCGTCCAGTCTAACAGTGATCTACGCGTCAGCAATCTTAGCTTTGCTGACACAACATTTCAATTGA
- the LOC124404302 gene encoding myogenesis-regulating glycosidase-like — protein MRGMWSSVLTLWLIGDAISTSEITLPLSVKFGDGLVTFSEETNGVFYTISEEDKPTIRSSFVTDESASVKTDQEYSVTDCTSDEEACLIFIANDLTLVLTRDVSSRVGYTHASLNATSDNTTVGTCLELVDGVEWFGGPEQWTQVWPIENDQWNYTAYYTKEDDAVAIAEPYWVSSEGTYLYANPATSLFIDQNHLHDGFLCLYAQNVSPYRARNYTSLEYWIGRYDDPKTAHEAAVEKFFAKPTDIPDERMITLPIWSTWARYKVNVNDSIVREYAQEILDNGFNHSQVEIDDFWETCYGSLTFNTSDSKFPDIKNLTDDLHDLGFRVTLWIHPFINVDCTEYYSIAESAGYFVKDESGNMLTTWWRGENSSLIDFTNEDAVTWFSLRLTSLKESAGIDSFKFDAGEASWAPEPAVLTGNVEESPGILTYQYTRAVAAFGTAIEVRTGWQTQDLPIFVRMLDKETSWTIDNGLPTLITTLLAMNLAGYGFVLPDMVGGNGYINSSSTLTEYPSKELFIRWLQANTFMPSIQYSFVPWDYDNETVEICRTYTDLHEEYAPTIIEAMNALVANGTPVNPPVWWLDPTNSEAFNISDEYLLGEVILVAPVIEEGAVTRDIFLPSGTWRDASYSPYQTYEGPTWIYDYPAPLEILPYFVEASYWEALGKETTSESTSGGLTPSSSPTILCATAILALTTKLFN, from the exons ATGCGCGGTATGTGGAGCTCAGTATTGACTCTATGGTTGATCGGTGATGCGATCTCCACTTCCGAAATCACGTTACCATTATCCGTGAAATTCGGCGATGGCTTGGTAACATTCTCAGAAGAAACTAACGGCGTGTTTTACACAATCTCCGAAGAAG ataagccAACGATCAGGAGTAGCTTTGTCACGGATGAATCGGCTTCGGTGAAGACTGATCAAGAATACTCGGTAACTGACTGCACGTCGGATGAGGAAGCCTGCCTTATATTCATCGCGAATGACCTAACTTTGGTTCTAACAAGAGACGTCAGTTCTCGAGTTGGGTACACACACGCAAGTTTAAATGCTACCAGTGACAACACTACGGTTGGAACTTGTCTGGAACTTGTCGATGGGGTAGAGTGGTTCGGTGGACCAGAACAGTGGACACAAGTTTGGCCCATTGAAAATGACCAGTGGAACTACACGGCTTACTATACAAAAGAGGACGATGCAGTCGCGATAGCAGAACCGTACTGGGTCAGCAGCGAGGGAACGTATCTCTACGCGAATCCTGCGACTTCTCTGTTCATAG ATCAAAACCATCTCCACGACGGATTCCTTTGCTTGTATGCACAGAACGTGAGTCCGTACAGAGCTCGGAATTACACCAGCCTCGAGTATTGGATTGGTAGATACGATGATCCAAAAACTGCCCACGAAGCTGCTGTGGAGAAGTTCTTTGCGAAGCCAACTGACATCCCGGATGAGCGGATGATCACCCTACCGATCTGGTCCACCTGGGCGAGGTACAAGGTGAACGTGAACGACAGCATCGTTCGTGAATACGCCCAGGAAATCCTCGACAACGGGTTCAATCACAGTCAGGTGGAAATAGACGACTTCTGGGAAACCTGCTACGGCAGTTTGACTTTCAACACGAGCGACAGTAAGTTTCCGGACATCAAGAACTTGACCGATGATCTCCACGATCTTGGATTCAGGGTCACCCTCTGGATCCACCCCTTCATCAATGTTGACTGCACGGAGTACTACTCGATCGCCGAGAGCGCCGGGTACTTCGTTAAGGACGAAAGTGGAAATATGCTGACCACCTGGTGGCGGGGGGAAAACTCATCCCTCATAGACTTCACCAACGAAGATGCTGTGACATG GTTCAGCTTGAGACTGACTTCGCTGAAGGAAAGCGCCGGAATCGACTCGTTCAAATTCGATGCCGGAGAGGCATCCTGGGCCCCGGAACCAGCGGTCCTCACCGGCAACGTTGAAGAATCACCCGGGATCCTGACATACCAGTACACCAGAGCCGTAGCGGCATTTGGAACGGCGATCGAGGTGCGTACTGGATGGCAGACTCAGGACCTTCCGATCTTTGTCAGGATGCTGGACAAAGAGACTTCCTGGACCATAGACAATGGCCTGCCGACACTGATCACGACGTTACTGGCCATGAACCTGGCTGGGTATGGGTTCGTACTTCCGGACATGGTGGGTGGCAACGGGTACATCAACAGCTCCAGCACTCTGACCGAGTACCCAAGCAAGGAGCTCTTCATCAGGTGGCTGCAGGCCAACACATTCATGCCCTCGATCCAGTACTCCTTTGTGCCCTGGGACTATGACAACGAA ACTGTCGAAATCTGTCGCACATACACCGACCTCCACGAGGAGTATGCTCCGACAATAATTGAGGCAATGAACGCCCTCGTGGCCAATGGGACCCCCGTCAATCCTCCGGTTTGGTGGCTCGACCCAACAAACAGTGAAGCCTTTAACATTTCCGACG AGTATCTTCTGGGTGAAGTAATCCTGGTGGCTCCAGTCATCGAGGAGGGTGCTGTAACCAGAGACATCTTTTTGCCCAGCGGAACTTGGCGTGACGCTTCCTACAGTCCGTACCAAACTTACGAGGGTCCAACCTGGATCTATGACTACCCAGCTCCCCTGGAGATCCTGCCCTATTTCGTAGAAGCAAGTTATTGGGAAGCTCTAGGTAAAGAGACGACGAGTGAAAGCACCAGTGGAGGGCTCACTCCCTCGTCTAGTCCAACAATCCTTTGCGCAACCGCGATTTTAGCACTAACCACAAAATTGTTCAACTAA